The following nucleotide sequence is from Parus major isolate Abel chromosome 4, Parus_major1.1, whole genome shotgun sequence.
TATTCACATCTTTCATATATCCATTGTTGTAGTTCCTTTTTCGCTTCCTCTGAAGAGAATAAGATCCCAGAAATATTTGTAAGTTAGAAAACAGTAATATTGTGAGGCTTAGTAAACTCAAGTTCTGCGCAAAGACTGCTGAATAATATCaataatattacatatttatacatTGTAAGAGGACTGCTTATTCATCATAAAGATGTTATAACCATAGCTGTacatttcaattttcatttgttaGTGTGCCCCTTTCTCAGCTGAGGAACATGATTAAAGATGTTGTCAGGACCTTGACATTCATGTACAGTTCCTTGGACAGGTGAGTTCtttcagaagtatttcttttcagtcaCTGATTTTTCATTGGTGctcactgaaaaaacaaatactaggattaattttaatgtttcaagGGAATTTCTTTGCATGTTCCTTTACACTTGTATAAAAACAAGAATTCTGTTGTGCTTGCCTTTTGGTTTCAGTCTTAACACTAGTAAGACACTGATTAAGCAGTCTTTGTCACTTCAGAAAGTTTTGTCCCTGATTAGGTTAAATCATTACTATAAAATCCAAGTCACTGTGGATGTCAGCAGCACTCTGCAAATGTTATCCTCTGTGTCTGTACAACAGACGTGTGTATCAGtgttatatttttaacagaGTAAACACTCTAGATTTCTCCAGAGTGAGTGTCTGGAGTGCCAAACTCTGTTTGGCAGAGTGAGTGTCTTTCTCTGCATTTGGAAAGCACCCAGGAGATTTTTCAGTCTGACTGTTACCTAAGTAAAATTACCCAGGTGGATTACACATATTCTTGCATTTAATTCGAGGTTAATGTGTGTGTGCCACAGtgaacaaaaaagaataaatctcaGTTTCCAAAAGGATGAGGCAGATGTTTCACTCAGCTTAAGTTGCTCTAAGACATCTACTGTAATACCATACTGGTTTAGTTTGTCCTTTGTTTGTAGGTGCTGCCTGGATATCAGCctagtggttttttttaatgttaaaaatacatcCAAATGTAGCATCGTTCTGTAAAGAGGCTTGTGTAGCACTGAGGGTTATGTAAGCAAGCTGCAAATTTCTCAGTGTTATTCTAACTTGGAGTTCATGTTTGTCCAGTGCTTTTTGCCAGGTGGAAAATGTTTCTCGCCTGGATCATTTTTTCAACCTGTTCTTCCAGCGTGCCCTTCATCCTGCAAGGCTCCAGTCTGGCCCCAGTGCTCAGCACCAGGATTCCTGCAGTGCCCTGTTCCTAGACAGCCTCCCAGGCCTGCGCTGGCTGACTCTGCCTCAGGAAATCAAGGTCATGTCCTTTTCACATCTCTCCAGGAAAACCTGGGCGTGACAGGCCAAAATGTCAGTGCAGGTGTCTTCTGCTCTTCCTGTCTGATTTACCTAAGTGCTTTGCACATCCCAGACCAAccattttcctgtaaaattcaAGTTTGGAGCTGCACCACTGTTCCCACAGGATTGCTATTGTGAGTGTAGTTTGGTGACTTTACAGTTATCCTAGGGCAAGCAGAGAAAGCAACCCCTGGTATGTAGCTGTATGTTTGATTTTGACCACTGAAGTATTTTGGCAGGCAGGAATTACTATTCTAGAAGCCCATGTATTGCTCATAATTCAGGAGAGTTATCAGTGGCTATTGgagaatcaaaataaataacccACATGTCATTTGTTGACACCAGACAGGTACAGCTTTTCTGCACCATTTCACTGTGCCAGGTTACCTCCATGTTAGAAACTGAGTTGTGCTTTAAGCAGGACTAAGACTAAGGTGGatcacagtaaataaaattatagctGTCAGTCATGAAcctcatttttattatttcagtgtcTGACTCCAGTTTAAAATGTTAGTCTTGTCATGGTAGTATTTCTTTTATAATGAGTATCTGCTGTGTTTTAATGCAAATAGAAACAGCtgggaaattttaaattcagagtTGTCTTTCATGGAGAGACCCAAAATATTTGTAAGCTTGTAGAAAACATAATTAAGGCTAATTCTaattattagaaaatgtttctaaTCTGAGCTGACCATAAACTTATCCAAACTTATTTcatcagcaacaaaaaaagaaaccacatttTACTTGCTGAACTTAAAGAGGCTGTgcaatggaaaattaaaattgcttctCAGAATGGCTCTGGGAAAGGGCCAAGTCTGGATGTTCATAAtgacttttcttctgcagtggcATATTCTGTAATTTATAGGTATTTATTTGAAGATAACATTAACTATGGCtttcttgcatttctctttttatgtttAGTAAGACCTCAGTGTATAATTTTCATGGGAGTATTTGGAGGAGAAGGGATGAAGGGGTAAAGTCTTTCAATTTATTATTGACAGGGTTTGCAGAGTTATTTCAGGCTTGCTATGGTTCAGTAGGAGTTGTCAGGGATGTCACAAGTTATGCATCAGTCTGTGCCATTGTTTCCAGACAGATTTCTCTTTGCTAGTGGggctttctctcttttctctaaaGGAGAATTGTCTTCTTTATCTTTAGTCACAGACTGACAATTACTCAGTTCTTTCCATCTTGCACTGTAGattttttactactttttttaCAATTTGTTGGTCAGGgctttttccatgcttttttctCAAGTTTCTGTAGAGGGGCTCCTGTTGTACTTTGGTCTCCAGTTTAGCTTGcaggctgctttttttcttataaaatagTAAGTTTTAAAAGGACTTAGAAAACGGTATCATTTATACTTACAATACAGACATCACTTTCCATAGTTGAGATCATTTCCATTTGCCAGAAAAGTGGTGTTGTTGCAGAAGATGACATTTCCAGTTAGTGTTTTGGTGAAGATCTATTCTATATGgaatataaaactaaaaatgtCAGTTCTTCAGGCAGAAAGCCATTTAAATTTTGACTGGAGAAAAGCTGAGAGGGTGGTTAGTTGTGTGCCAACAGGCTTGCTGACATTTCTCTGTTTGAAAACTGGCTGTATTTCAATTGGAGGCAGCCTGTTAACACAGCCCAAGAAATTTGTAATTATGGGATATAGGTTCTTTTCATTAAGTAGCACATTTATGTCATGAGTTTCAGTGCCTAGGACCAAGGAAAGTACTCTTAGTAAAACTTGATTTAACGAGCAGCTCTTGCagttacagaaataaagaagcTTAAAGTAGTTGCaatagaacaaaaataatgtgtGAGAGCATTTTGGCAACTTccataaagacaaaaaacctAAATCCATTGGATAAAAGAGTTTTCTGAAAACTCAGCTGGATGCAGTAGTGTGCCAGGTTTGTCTCTAGACCTCGTGTTTTAAAGCACACTGAAAGTAAGATTGACATCTCTTTTATACCAGATACTGGGGTCAGCTGGCACACAAGCAGAGAAATTGTACAGTTCTAAGAGGAGGGAAATAGACAGCAattagaaaggatttttttcttaattttggtATCTCCAGGTGTTCTTGATATGATGTAACTAATAAAAAATAGGTGCAAACTTTTATCCACGCACTTTGTACTTGTGAATCCCAATCTGAGATGAGCAAGACAGAGCGAGTTGTGCTATTACTGGGAACTAATGTGTTGGAAATCTctattaaaaagtattttttcactaTTTCAGATGGAAATTGACACAGCACTGAGTGATTTGGAAGCAGCTGACTTTGCAGAGCTGgtaaacatttaattttgattgCTTTGCACAGTTATCTCCTGCCTTGGTGTCACATTCAGTGGTTTAAACAAGCACTATTTGGAAAATCCATTAACTTCTTTTAATCAGGTGGGAGTCAAAGCAGTTTATCCTGAACTCCTCTCCATGcttaatattatattataatcCTATAGGATTGGTCATTGAAAATCcattatttaatttaacttAAATCCATGGGATGTATACAAAACCACTGATTTCAACAGAGATGATTGTTGTTATATTTCCTGTTTATGTAAATAACTTGTCCTTCCCAAGCAATTGTGTGCAAACTTGAAAACATCTGTGgatcagaatttaattttccagtttaaagaAGACAAGTACAAATTCTGCTTAGTTTTAATACTGTTAAAAAAGGTAATAGTAATATCATTTACTTAAGTAACTCTTAGCTGTGTAAGGTGTAAACATATCGACATTTCAGCTTTACTTCGTAATGAAAGAACTCTCTTGAGCTCATGTTCCAGAGCAGTTACTCTAAAATTGTATTCAAAAGAATCCCTGCACTAAACAATCTGGATGATTATTTACAGAAATCAATGTTTACAAGTTACAGTTTGTTGCACAGAAATTGATTCCACCTACTtaacataaaatacagaatatccATCTAAAAACAGTGCTGCTAATGGGAGAGCACTGGGCATTAAAAGATGAATGAATGGGAATATTTTGAAttcaataaaaattgaatttttattcaaattgtcaaatactgtgaaaatgtcaaagactgtgaaaaaaatactttgactTGTAAGTTTTACTCTAGGAGGGCCCCTGGTGTCAGTAGTTATACTAAAGCTACTTTGCTGTTAACTGTGAGAATGGACATATTCTAACAAAACTAGTTTATGAACACGTAAGAGTCAAATAGAAACTAGTTTTTTTGAGCTGAAATTTGTAGAGAAAATTGTAATGATACAAAATTCAATAATGGAGGCTAAAAACTTGCTATTTCCCTTAACTGCTCAGTATTAACTGCTGTATTGCTAGTAAGAGTTGGTCAAATATGAAAGTATTAAAGTATTGATTACAATTGACCAGAATTAGTTCACTTGCATTTggtgaataaaataaaaacactgatttaaaaattatacaatggtttttttccccccaacagTCAGAAGATTATTATGACATGAGAAGATTATATGTGATCCTGGGCTCTTGTCTCTTTTACAAGGTAATATCAATTCAATTAATAGattaattaaaatctaaaatctcAGATTAAGATCTAATGATTAGGAAAATTAAACTAGAAATCTGATTTGGTCTTTCAAACACAAATCTGAAGTGAATATATGACTGATTTAAGCATGTATTTTTAGTAACAGACCTAAAGTTCAAACACCATAACAGAAACAATCAGTGTCTGGAAATGATATGTACTGTATGAACCGCAAGaacaaaaatacttctttaaaaCTGGAATTTCTTGGTGCACAATCCAAGGACTGGAAAGAGAGCATAATAAGAAAGTAGTAAGAGTCAGTTCAACTGAGACTGTAGGATATTCTAATAGGAACTCTTTTGTTCATTCCCATGTTTTAATAGCAGGTGCTCTACCTTGAATATGTCTTTAAATCCAAGACTTGAGAAATTGTATTGACAGCTTTTTTCACTTTGGCCTCATTCATAACTTTACTTCTCTTTGGTAAATATAGACAGTGTAATCAACAGTATAAAGAGCAAGGCAACAAACCTTTAAGAAAACTTGCATTTTAAGGATTTTATCAGGCAATTCTCTTTTGGGAGTTATGAGAGAAGTGGAACTGCACAGTATCTACAGTGACAGCACTTCAGCTGTAAAGCCCTTAGAGCTGGAGCCACTGTACTATGGATCTTCTTCGGAAATTATATTAACTCCAGTGAAAGCTCACTatttttggagagaaaattaaatgagaattCGAGCACCTTAACACTGTAGCTGTTTTGCAAGCTGGGAAAGCCCAGCTCACCTTTGATAACCTGCATATATTCTGGTGGTTGATTTGTTTATATTTAGTGTTTTGGTTATTTAGATGTGGCCCAAAAGCTCAGTATTGTACAACTGTACACTAAAAAGACACTCTGTGGCCAGAAACCTTTGGATCTCAGTGTGTGTGGAGCGGGGATATCTCTGTATGGAAAGTACTCAGAAGTGCTGTGTGGTGGTGGTGTATTTCTCACTGAacacactttattttctgtgtttaattcaGGGTTACTTGATTGGTAATCACTTGCCAAAGGAAGACCTTGTTGATGTGGGTTTCTACTGCCGGCACTACTGTCTGTTacccctggcagcagagcagaggattGGGCAGTTGGTGATTTGGCGGGAGGTGTTCCCACAGCATCACCTCCAGCCGTGTGAAGAGTCGAGTTTGATGGGATACAGGGAACCTGAAGCAAGATACTTCTTACTGATAGTTGGCTTGGTGAGTTAATGCTGCATTCTCTGAGGCTCTTTTCTGCTGATGTGAGTTGTCTGTTCACTTTCcatttcacttttcatttctgttcactgggtaatttttcaaaatactcaAATTGTAGCTGTTCCATGGGACAGAATTTCCCAGGGAGTAGTATTATTTATACATCTACAAAGCTTGTGAAGTGTAATAtaaattctcattatttttatgccttttcaCTTCAGTTGAAAATGTTTCTACCTTCATAATCTTCTCTTTCCAGACAGCTCATGTCAGAAAtgtctggttttggttttctaaaCGTGAACTTTCTTTAAAGCAAAGAGCTTATGTTTATAAGCAGTCTTTTATGTTTACATCCTCTGTATTTACAGAGACACTTtgtcctgtgtgtcctgctggaggCAGGGGGCTGTGCATCCAGAGCTATTGGGAATCCAGGACCAGACTGTATCTATGTAGATCAGGTCAAAGCAACCATCCTCCAGCTGGAAGGAATAGACAGCAGCATAGAGGAAAGGCTGGAttctccctccatcccaccTGTAGCCTGTGCTGACTGGTTCCTTCCTACAGCACGGGACAGACTGGACAGCTTGAGCACCTCACCAATGCTAAGCAAGCTCCAGAACTCCTGCAAACCTGTGAATGTTCCAGGGCTCAGGAGGAGCCTCTTTGGGGACACTTCCCACACCACACAGAAGCAGAGTCCTCCGAGGAGCAGCGGGGGAGCCGAGCAGGGCAGCGAAGGGCCCGCGGAGAAGGAGAGCACCAATCCACAACCTGTGGCAGCGCAGGTCAGAGAACATGGGCAGAGAGAATTGATAAGGTTCTGGGGGGCTTGGAGAGAGGGCAGTTCATTCAAACTCAAGGTAACTTTTATAAAAAGCACgctataaaaaaataagtccCTCGAATTCAGTAGAAAATACTTCTGTTGCCTTGGGAATCTCTGCATCGGCCTCAGAAccatcacatttttttattttatcattgcTTGTAAATATTTGGGGATTTCACTTGACAGAAGTGGGCACAACTGTGTTGAAAAAAGCAGATGTAATTGGAGAATATCCCCAAAATAACCTGTCACAACTAATTGCTGTACAGTTGTAGAAGTGTAATACACAAGAGCCAAATACAGTTACCACTGCTTCTAACCAAGTTTAGTCTAAAATAGgctataaaatacatttatataaattgATATAACGGGGCCTTATTAAAAATGCTACATTGTCctctttttctgttggtttggTTGGATCATGTTCTTTCTTTAGCTGTGTGTTCTCTGTTATTTCACCTATCTGCTTGTTTTTTAGGCCACTAGGAAAAAACACACCCTGCCAAACCCATTTAATTcaggaaacattaaaaagaacCCTTCAGAGAAAGATACAGAACTACTTAATACTAtcaagtaagaaaatattttttattgagtatttcattttttaggGCATGCTTGGATTGTTTTTTGAATATACACAGATCATAGAGGTCCCTGCATGATTTTATTCCAAACAAAGCTTTGCTAGGCAAAGATTATCAGAAGTGAATCTGTTAAACTGAGAGCttaattaaacataaaaatttgaaataatacaATAAAAGACAGAGTGTCTCTGAATAATATGTCAGTGCTGTCCACACCTGTCCCACATCTGTGTGACCCTGGAATTTCAAGCAGAAGTTTCTGCACCACACATGTACTTACCTTGTGCCTCCATGTTATCTCTAGGTAGATGTACAGTGAAcaaagcttttatattttaaaattaataaagcttttttattttatttcactttcctttttttggagACAATTTTTGAGAACAAGTGCAATGCCTAACTAGCACCGtagttttttaatttgttgtctttttttaattgagtaTTACAGTCAAAATTAGCAGGATTTCCTTGTTGTGGAGATAGGAACCTTTTGAATGCCTGTATCCAGTTTGTACCCTACTGTAATTAGAAAAACAATCCCGctttaagaaacaaaatctgcaaattattttcattttaattaaatgaattcTCCAATTTTTTTAAGGTTGACATCTGGTCCTGAGAATACCCTCTTCCACTACCTGTTTTTGGAGACAATGCAGGGAATCTTCATTACTCCAACTCACAAAGAAGTAGCACAGCTTGGTGGCTCCATCCACCCTCAGTTAATCGAGAATTTCTACCAGTGCTGCCTTTCAATTCGTTCCATTTTCCAGCAGTCCATGAGGAAAGAGGTATGAAAATCTGGATTTCTCTTTGTCCAATCACATTCTCAATTCAGTATTTCAAGATTCTTTTCACTTCATTATTTCAGTGGTTTACAAGCAGTCTGTATTTGCACGTCTGCAGACTCTAAACCAAAGCAGACTACTGTCAGTTGAAATTTTTAGATCCTTAAGTTGCAATTCAAGTGAGTTAAGtgagaaaaggggaaataacAGTACAAAATTAATGAAGGCAAGTTTGCAAATAGCAGTATagtttttcttactgtttcttTGATGTTACTGAAAAAGTCATTTCTGGCTAGACACATGTGCCTTGTAAATCTAGgaatttttaacttaaaaaatagttaatttGGTGGATCAGTCACATGACACTGGGGTTTTGCTGAGTAGGACTCTGCCAATAAGCCATGTATTTTGGGCATTTCTGTTGGGAGATGCAGAAACCCCAGAGCAAGCAGAGAGAATAAATGAGCATTTCTTAGCATCAGATTGCCTTTGGCTACAGCCATTAAATAGACATTTTATAGTTCAAGCCATAAAAACTGAGAATCAGAAATAACTGATGGACACATCTCTTTCAGTGAAATTTGGTGTAGTCTTTTGCATATTGGCTGCAGCAATTAATGCTGAAATTGGCAGGCTGTATTACAGCACCAGGAGaatgtcaaagaaaaaacagcaatttGCCCTGTTCATAGtgcaggacaaaaaaaaa
It contains:
- the INTU gene encoding protein inturned isoform X3, with amino-acid sequence MASGGSDAAEGMEPAGAEDAEPVGTGSESGSCGSSPSTSSDDLEPEWLDSVQKNGELFYLELSESEEEVLLQNSCPEMPAVNHVRFRENEAEIIQEGSRKERKYELKKWTKMLKKKSLLPKRSSKKGSGSCNQEPSGPTSILKHQSAHKTGVTVQQKYKDVSVYVNPRKLYSAGEEEQQRLLEALVGIVHQSSWSSRRVEKQGRRDKATGGVSEEKLVVHGLVPGSSAIKTGQILIGDVLVAVNDVDVNSENIERVLSCIPGPMQQEIIYQYPISEASQKLKSVRGIFLTLSDILESVTGTEIISSSLFLCEKLVQVVYWKESDKLLVIGLPEENVPLSQLRNMIKDVVRTLTFMYSSLDSAFCQVENVSRLDHFFNLFFQRALHPARLQSGPSAQHQDSCSALFLDSLPGLRWLTLPQEIKMEIDTALSDLEAADFAELSEDYYDMRRLYVILGSCLFYKGYLIGNHLPKEDLVDVGFYCRHYCLLPLAAEQRIGQLVIWREVFPQHHLQPCEESSLMGYREPEARYFLLIVGLRHFVLCVLLEAGGCASRAIGNPGPDCIYVDQVKATILQLEGIDSSIEERLDSPSIPPVACADWFLPTARDRLDSLSTSPMLSKLQNSCKPVNVPGLRRSLFGDTSHTTQKQSPPRSSGGAEQGSEGPAEKESTNPQPVAAQATRKKHTLPNPFNSGNIKKNPSEKDTELLNTIKLTSGPENTLFHYLFLETMQGIFITPTHKEVAQLGGSIHPQLIENFYQCCLSIRSIFQQSMRKEKKKKAGSGILEFNKAAEDPGLVREHGLLFECSPENWTDQKKPPPTMNYWVVGRLILHPKPQEFYVCFHDSVTEAAVELAFKLSFGLAA
- the INTU gene encoding protein inturned isoform X4; translation: MASGGSDAAEGMEPAGAEDAEPVGTGSESGSCGSSPSTSSDDLEPEWLDSVQKNGELFYLELSESEEEVLLQNSCPEMPAVNHVRFRENEAEIIQEGSRKERKYELKKWTKMLKKKSLLPKRSSKKGSGSCNQEPSGPTSILKHQSAHKTGVTVQQKYKDVSVYVNPRKLYSAGEEEQQRLLEALVGIVHQSSWSSRRVEKQGRRDKATGGVSEEKLVVHGLVPGSSAIKTGQILIGDVLVAVNDVDVNSENIERVLSCIPGPMQVKLTFETSVFEPEGASQQGNKQTQSSMNNLVRLLWGEDSLDLQQAVQDVPHIVMFLTLKLDSETSKDEQEIIYQYPISEASQKLKSVRGIFLTLSDILESVTGTEIISSSLFLCEKLVQVVYWKESDKLLVIGLPEENVPLSQLRNMIKDVVRTLTFMYSSLDSAFCQVENVSRLDHFFNLFFQRALHPARLQSGPSAQHQDSCSALFLDSLPGLRWLTLPQEIKMEIDTALSDLEAADFAELSEDYYDMRRLYVILGSCLFYKGYLIGNHLPKEDLVDVGFYCRHYCLLPLAAEQRIGQLVIWREVFPQHHLQPCEESSLMGYREPEARYFLLIVGLRHFVLCVLLEAGGCASRAIGNPGPDCIYVDQVKATILQLEGIDSSIEERLDSPSIPPVACADWFLPTARDRLDSLSTSPMLSKLQNSCKPVNVPGLRRSLFGDTSHTTQKQSPPRSSGGAEQGSEGPAEKESTNPQPVAAQATRKKHTLPNPFNSGNIKKNPSEKDTELLNTIKLTSGPENTLFHYLFLETMQGIFITPTHKEVAQLGGSIHPQLIENFYQCCLSIRSIFQQSMRKELFYRRRKRQAVGF